From Etheostoma cragini isolate CJK2018 chromosome 1, CSU_Ecrag_1.0, whole genome shotgun sequence, a single genomic window includes:
- the slc38a8b gene encoding putative sodium-coupled neutral amino acid transporter 8 has protein sequence MEELARESISLLARSASHADSPRLGSFGAVFIMLKSALGAGLLNFPWAFQKAGGVTTAISVELVSLVFLISGLVILGYASSVSRQKTYQDVVREVCGGAVGQLCEVCFCFNLFMICVAFLVVVQDQLEKLCISLYQTVTGFSEGEMPYHWYTDQRFALFIMCLFIILPLSIPKEIGIQKYTSVLGTLAATYLCAAVIVKYYLMESHVAIITPEHSQGVSSWGSMFSVVPTICFGFQCHEACIAIYSSMENQKLFHWTVISVVSMFFCLLIYTLTGVYGFLTFGRAVASDILLSYPGNDVVIIISRLLFGISIITIYPIILLLGRSVILNLMLRIQRRRSGIVTHSFESRCRVVLTVIWITITLLIAMFVPDMGDIISVIGGISAFFIFIFPGLCLVFTMQTESVSPRVRVILTVWGVITIVVGTFIFGQSTTIAVMELCHKF, from the exons ATGGAGGAACTGGCCCGAGAGAGCATCAGCCTGCTGGCCCGCTCTGCGTCTCACGCGGACTCGCCGCGGCTCGGCTCGTTCGGCGCGGTGTTCATCATGTTGAAGTCTGCGCTGGGAGCCGGACTTCTTAACTTCCCCTGGGCTTTCCAAAAGGCGGGAGGAGTGACCACCGCCATCAGTGTGGAGCTG GTTTCCCTGGTCTTCCTCATCAGCGGTTTGGTCATACTTGGCTATGCCTCATCAGTCAGCAGACAGAAGACGTATCAGGACGTGGTGAGAGAGGTGTGTGGAGGAGCTGTGGGTCAACTCTGTGAAGTCTGTTTTTGCTTCAACCTCTTCATGATATGTGTCGCTTTCCTGGTGGTGGTGCAGGACCAGCTGGAGAAAT TGTGTATTTCTTTATATCAGACGGTGACTGGGTTCAGTGAGGGAGAGATGCCATATCACTGGTACACCGACCAACGATTTGCCCTCTTCATCATGTGCCTCTTCATCATCCTACCACTGTCCATCCCAAAAGAAATTGGCATCCAGAAATACACAAG TGTGTTGGGGACGCTGGCTGCTACGTATCTGTGTGCGGCAGTGATTGTCAAATATTACCTGATGGAGAGCCATGTTGCTATAATAACTCCAGAGCACAGCCAAGG tgtaaGTTCGTGGGGTTCAATGTTCAGCGTTGTGCCGACCATCTGCTTTGGCTTCCAG tgCCATGAAGCCTGTATCGCCATCTACAGCAGCATGGAGAACCAGAAGCTCTTCCACTGGACGGTCATCTCTGTGGTttccatgtttttctgtttactCATCTACACTCTAACTG GTGTGTATGGCTTCTTGACGTTTGGAAGGGCGGTCGCCTCCGATATTTTGCTGTCATATCCAGGAAATGATGTGGTCATAATCATTTCCAGACTACTGTTTGGAATATCAATAATCACCATTTATCCTATTATTCTTCTTCTGGGGAG ATCTGTCATCCTGAACCTGATGCTGCGTATTCAAAGACGTCGTTCTGGAATCGTCACTCATTCATTTGAGAGTCGCTGCAGAGTGGTTCTTACTGTGATCTGGATCACCATAACTCTTCTCATTGCCATGTTTGTCCCTGACATGGGGGACATCATCAGTGTCATTGGAGGAATCAGTGCTTTCttcatctttatttttcctG GTCTTTGCTTAGTGTTCACAATGCAAACTGAATCTGTGTCTCCAAGAGTCAG GGTGATTTTAACAGTTTGGGGAGTCATAACCATTGTAGTTGGAACCTTTATCTTTGGACAGAGCACAACCATCGCTGTCATGGAGCTTTGCCACAAATTCTGA
- the cmtr2 gene encoding cap-specific mRNA (nucleoside-2'-O-)-methyltransferase 2: protein MSSGNGTRRNVGKLQHLKNTFDPETLTEIQSLFSKVKTYVKPSNGEWCIPDPNVALRHSAEEHSRLQALKASLNDIKNQLSDKNAEVWHQHTNSTNRAGKVIAAVRSAANAEICTQAWCKFSEILRTFSLLPEEALQNGELNTIHLCEAPGAFITALNHYIKTSESTRYCDWSWVANTLNPYHEANSGSTTIADDRLIANTLPWWFFGSDNTGNIMIQKHLLELQWFVANMRRVDVVTADGSFDCREKPDEQEALVASLHYCEVTAALLLLSPGGSFVLKMFTLYEHSSVGLLYLLNCCFRSVNVFKPATSKSGNSEVYVVCLNYDGKEAVRPLLSKLIRNYGPHLADREALFPKSLVPVSFLKQHEEVCSYFHTLQVETITENLRLFKGMSTEQRQRLDYIRDCTAQEYLQRFQVSFLPRSRWISRNTVSPACCSVSAGRPLGQKKQTGSFNERRELQTLSWRERIMRGCHATWIQRHCKEAVGTSCMLEGPLSECHMVSWYVIIGAALPAVRNSPFCEGVLLNHLNEALMDPAVDWTQAPPCDSCHVSCAASILSDVAALCNFTSDSDGIKKKKRCLVFGNCSVWGACKSQPGDLVLEFSAEPSIPQRGCITLHDGEPLYQHQLLNCVVFSLRNLNSGDALLLPVLSAFSRVTAAVVLCLHVCFRSVTFRCPAPSGVVGTVLVCVGFCPKAAARILPVLTHVHNCVGQLLGKEEDSGKNLPSGCDRQVLQFVPMEELLAVGLTEFLRTMNSEIIQQKLHLLMQS from the exons ATGAGCTCAGGCAATGGGACCAGGAGGAACGTTGGAAAgctgcagcatttaaaaaacacgtTTGACCCTGAAACACTGACTGAGATTCAAAGTCTTTTTAGTAAAGTTAAAACCTATGTGAAACCTTCCAATGGGGAGTGGTGCATCCCCGACCCAAACGTTGCTCTCAGACACTCTGCGGAGGAGCACTCCCGGCTGCAGGCCCTGAAGGCGTCGCTTAACGATATTAAGAACCAGCTCAGTGACAAGAACGCTGAGGTCTGGCATCAGCACACCAACTCCACAAATCGAGCCGGGAAGGTGATCGCCGCTGTGCGTTCTGCTGCCAACGCAGAGATCTGCACTCAGGCCTGGTGCAAGTTCTCTGAGATCCTGAGAACTTTCAGTCTTCTTCCAGAGGAGGCTCTTCAAAATGGCGAGCTGAACACAATCCACCTTTGTGAAGCTCCAGGGGCCTTCATAACCGCTCTGAACCATTACATCAAAACCAGCGAATCCACACGTTACTGTGACTGGAGCTGGGTCGCTAACACTCTTAACCCGTACCACGAGGCTAACAGTGGCAGCACGACGATCGCAGATGATCGGTTAATTGCTAACACACTGCCCTGGTGGTTCTTTGGCTCAGATAACACCGGCAACATCATGATTCAAAAACATTTGCTGGAGCTGCAGTGGTTTGTGGCTAACATGCGTAGAGTTGATGTGGTGACGGCAGATGGTAGTTTTGACTGTCGGGAGAAGCCAGACGAGCAGGAGGCGCTGGTGGCCTCACTGCATTATTGTGAGGTCACGGCTGCCCTGCTACTCCTGAGCCCCGGTGGCTCTTTCGTGCTGAAGATGTTCACCCTTTATGAGCACTCCTCCGTTGGCCTTCTCTACCTGCTGAACTGCTGTTTCCGCTCTGTCAACGTTTTCAAACCTGCCACAAGCAAGTCAGGCAACTCTGAGGtttatgttgtgtgtctgaACTATGATGGCAAGGAAGCTGTGAGGCCTTTGCTCTCCAAACTGATTCGTAATTACGGACCACATCTGGCTGACCGAGAGGCACTATTCCCCAAATCGCTTGTCCCAGTGTCGTTTCTTAAACAGCATGAAGAAGTGTGCTCCTACTTCCACACGCTCCAGGTGGAGACAATCACAGAAAACCTGCGACTGTTTAAAGGGATGAGCACCGAGCAGAGGCAGCGGCTCGATTACATCAGAGACTGTACGGCTCAGGAATACCTGCAGCGCTTCCAG GTGAGCTTCCTTCCACGGAGTCGATGGATTTCTCGTAACACGGTGAGTCCTGCCTGCTGCAGCGTCTCAGCGGGCCGACCTCTGGGACAGAAGAAGCAAACAGGCTCCTTCAATGAGCGTAGGGAATTGCAGACCCTGAGCTGGAGGGAGCGCATTATGAGGGGTTGCCATGCTACCTGGATACAGAGACACTGTAAGGAGGCTGTTGGAACCAGCTGCATGCTGGAAGGACCCCTGTCAGAGTGTCACATGGTTTCATGGTACGTTATCATCGGGGCTGCACTGCCTGCAGTCAGAAACTCTCCGTTCTGTGAAGGAGTTTTGTTAAACCACTTAAATGAAGCCCTGATGGACCCAGCAGTAGACTGGACTCAAGCACCTCCCTGTGACTCTTGCCACGTGAGTTGCGCGGCCTCCATTTTGTCCGATGTTGCAGCTCTTTGCAACTTCACATCTGACAGTGATGGCATCAAAAAGAAGAAACGATGTCTGGTGTTTGGCAACTGCTCAGTGTGGGGTGCCTGTAAAAGCCAACCGGGGGATTTAGTCTTAGAATTTTCGGCAGAGCCTTCAATTCCTCAAAGAGGCTGCATCACGCTGCATGACGGGGAGCCGCTGTACCAGCACCAGCTCCtaaattgtgttgtgttttccctACGGAACCTGAACTCTGGGGATGCCCTGCTGCTGCCTGTGCTTTCTGCCTTCTCTCGTGTCACCGCAGCTGTTGTGCTctgcctgcatgtgtgttttcGCTCAGTCACATTCAGGTGTCCGGCCCCCTCCGGCGTAGTTGGGacagtgcttgtgtgtgttggcttCTGCCCTAAAGCTGCTGCACGAATACTCCCTGTTCTCACTCACGTCCATAACTGTGTGGGTCAGCTTTTAGGAAAAGAGGAGGACTCGGGTAAAAATCTGCCGTCTGGGTGTGACCGCCAGGTGCTGCAGTTTGTTCCCATGGAGGAACTACTCGCAGTAGGACTGACTGAGTTCTTGCGCACCATGAACTCCGAAATCATCCAACAGAAGCTGCATTTGCTCATGCAATCATAG